In Candidatus Contubernalis alkalaceticus, the genomic window ACCCTTTCTACATCACTTAAAAGGTGAGAAGAAAAGAACACAGTTTTACCGGACCCGACAATTTCTTTAAGAATTATGTTAAGAAATTGTACTCTCTTGATGGGATCCAAGCCACTGGTAGGTTCATCCAATATTAATAAAGCAGGATTAGGTGCCATCGCAATGATCAAAGCTAACTGAGATTTCATCCCTTTGGATAGGGAACTTATTTTGTTTTTTAATGGAAGATTAAACAAATTACAATATTTTTTAACCAGTGAGTCTTCCCAGTTGGGATAAAATCCGCGGCAGAAATTAATTAGTTCATATCCGGTCATATAACCATACATCTCAGGGACTTCAGACATATATCCTGTTTTGGTTCGAATTTTTAAACTATCCTTGGAGATATCAAAACCTAATATTTTTCCTTCCCCGGAAGTAGCTCTTGTAATTCCTAAAAGCATTCTTATGGTGGTAGTTTTTCCAGAACCGTTAGGCCCTAAGAAACCAAACACGCTTCCCTGGGGCACCTGCAGGTTCAAACCATTCACTGCTTTAAAAGAATTAAATTCCTTTGTTAAGTTTATAGTGTCAATTGCCAGTACCAACTTCTATTCCCCCTTTCTATTTATCACTCCGTTTTCGTATTCCTCCAAAAAAAGAATCTTTAACCTTTCTTGACTTAATCCCAAATGAAAGGATTCTGTAAATAGCTGTCTGATAGAATTTTTCATTAAATCCTCTTTTTGGGACTCTTCCATGGAATATTTCCCTTTTGAAACAAAGGTGCCTACTCCATGAATAATGTTGATAATCCCTTCCCTCTCCAACTCCTGGTAGGCTTTACTCACCGTATTGGGGTTTATGGTGAGGTTTTCGGAGAGTTCCCTAACGGAAGGAAGTTGATCCCCTGGATTAAGCAGGCCACCAGCGGCAGAATGCTTAATCTGTTTAATGATTTGTTTATAAATTGGAATTCCGCTGCTGGGTAGGAGGTAAAAATGCATTATTATACTCTCCTCTCATGCTGTACTATAACTGTAATACAGTATGCAGTAATCTTACCATATGAATTGTTTTTTTTCAAGTAACTGTCTTAATATTAATTAATTAATTAATTAATATTAAATGAGCAGGAAATGGGATGTATGAATAAGAATGTAAAAATTATAAAGCAACTTATAAAAAATCCATTTATTTAATAATATTTTACATCTAAGGAGTTGAGGATATTGGGACAGCCAGTATTGTCTGTGCGAGGGTTACGAAAAAGTTTTGGTGACAAAGTAGTTGTTAAGGATGTGTCATTTGATGTATGCCCGGGGGAAATATTTGGAGTTCTAGGACCCAATGGGGCAGGTAAAACTACAGCTATCAGGATGATAATGGGAGTTATGATGCCAGATCAAGGGGAAGTTAATTTTCGTTTGAATGGAAAGACAGGTCTATTGGATAAAACAAAGCTGGGGTATCTGCCGGAGGAAAGGGGACTATATGATAACGTTAAAGTTATACAAACTCTCATTTATTTGGGGGAGCTCAAGGGTGTGTCCACAGCGGAGGCAAAAAAAAGAGCTCTAGAATGGCTTGAAGTTATGAACCTTGTTGAGTATGCAGAAAGCAAACTGGAAAAATTATCAAAGGGTATGCAGCAGAAAATACAGTTTATCGCTTCGGTTCTGCACCGCCCAGACCTGGTTTTATTGGATGAGCCTTTTTCTGGGCTGGATCCCATTAACCAAGATTTATTCAAAGAACTAATTAGAAAGCTTCAAGGGGAAGGGATTACAATCCTTCTTTCTGCTCACCAAATGAGTGTGGTAGAGGAGCTTTGCAACAGGATCTTTTTAATTGATAAAGGAGAAGAAATACTGTACGGAACAGTACAGGGAATTAAAGATGACTATCATCAATACTCTGTTAATTTGTCCTTTACCCAAGGAGAGGCGCTTCATCAATTTCTTACTTTGCTGCCAGAAGTTAAAAGCTTACACATCACGTCAGAAAAAGCGGATTTTCGAATTTCCAGCTCATTTGATTTAAATGATTTTATAAACCAATTGACTTCTTACTGCCATTTGGAGCGGGTTGTAATACAGAAACCTCCTCTACACGAAATATTTGTAAATACAGTCAGGGAGAGGGGGATGAAAAATGTTTAGCAAGAATGTAAAGACTGTGGTTAAGTGGGAAATTAATAATACGATAAAGAGTGCCGGATTTATCATCTTTACTCTATTAATTCCCATTGTCATGCTGATTGGCGGAGCTTTACCTGGGTTGATTGGGGATGGAATTATGGGAGAAGAAAAAACAGTTGCTGTGCTGGATGAAACTCAGGATTGTTTTTTTGGCACCAGGCTGTCTCAGATGGAAAGTGATAATCTTAGTTTTGAGCTTTTCTCTGCTTCCCGGGAGGAGCTCCGGCAGAAAGTGGCTTCAGGTGATTATGACGGCGGACTGGTTTTTAATCAGGAAGAATTAGCCCAGGGTGTTATTCCTTTTTATCTTGAGGATACAAGTTATAATAATCCCGCATATTTTAGAGTTGATTCTTTTTTACAACCACTGATATTTGAAGAAAAAATGAATCAAATAGGCCTTTCTCAAGAGGATAAAGAAATATTAGCTTCACCGTTACACCTTCAAGTTCTGCCACCTGTTCAGGAATCGTCTATGAATGGTGGTGCCGGGGAAGATGGATTGTCTGAAGAGGAGAGAATGCAGGAAGGTGAATTTCATTTTGAAGTTGGAGCAGAAGAAATACTGCCTTTAGTTTTTGGGGTGCTTCTTTTTATTTCTGTTTTAGTTTTAGGGCAAATTCTAATGTATGGCGTTATCAAGGAAAAAAAGAATAGAATTGTGGAGATACTTCTTTCTTCTCTTTCCGCTGTGGAACTTTTATGGGGAAAGCTTATTAGTTTTGGTATTCTCAGCATGATACAAATATTGATTTGGGTAATCACTGGACTTTTTGTTGTAACATACCTTGTAGAAATACCATTTTCTTTGCAGGTCAGTGCCGGAACGATGGTTCCTTTGCTCCTATATTTTGTCCTGGGATATTTCCTTCTTTCTTCACTTTTTGCTGTTCTGGGATCTATCATGAAAGACGCTGAAAGCGGCAGCCAAGTCCAGGGAATGATCGTGCTTATTCCTATGCTTCCCATGTTTATAGCTACACCTATAATGATGTTTCCAGATGCCACCTGGGTAAAAGTATTAAGTTTTATTCCCATATTCACGCCGGGTATGATGCTTTTAAGAATTGGTATAGCTGATATTCCTCTGTGGGAAACTGTAGGGACTTTGCTGGTCTTGGCTGTTTCCTTAGTAGTTTTTATTAAAATCTCAGCTAAAATATTTGAAGGCAGCATCCTTCAGTATGACAGGGCTTCCACAATAAAGGATATGATGAACACCCTGACGAAAAAATCCCCAGCAAAATAAATAGAACAGGGGGACAGGTTCCCTGTCTCCCTGCTTTCTTTTTTCTCTTGTCAATTGTTTTTATTTTTAAGTTTTTCAATCAAATCAGAAATCTTTTTTTCTTGTTTTTTTGTTTCTTCAGCATCCAACTCAAAAGTAATTTTCAGCCAACTGCCCTCTGGGGCGTTTTTGGGTAAAAAGTCTAAAGGAATATTAATTTTAATCTCTTCATCTCCCATTAAAACCACAGCATAATTACTTTCTATTCTATCAATGACAGCTTTCATTTTGTTTGTTCTTGCCTCCCAATAATTATAAGTAGTGTTTATTTTATTTAGTCCAGCTTATGTGGCTAATTTTCTGAGGGTTCATCCGGTTCCGGCTCCGGCTCAGATTCTTGTCCTTTAGTATATTGGTAAGGTTGTTTTACGTTAATGTCATAGGTTTGACCATCGGTGGTTATTACAATGGTACCGTGAACACTAGTCATGTATATGTCTATATGGGCATCATTTAATTTGGATAGGGTTTCATGGTGTGGAAATCCATATTCATTGTTTTCTCCCACCATGATGATGGCAGCGTCTGCATCTAAAGCGCTTAAAAATGAATCAGTTGTGCTTGTGCTGCTTCCATGGTGACCTACTTTCAAAAATGTGCTTTTTAGATTATATCCTCTTTTGAGAATTGCTTTTTCACTGGCTTCTTCCGCATCTCCTGTGAACATAAAACTAATTTTCCCAAAGGTGAGTTTTACTACAATTGAGGAATCATTTAAATTAGAACCGGAGGCTTGAGAGGGGTGCAGTATTTGCATTGATACGCCGCTTCCCAGGTGTCTGGCCAAGCCTGCGCGGCCTTCGGTATATTTTATTTCTTTTTTATCTATCACTTCTAAGTAGTCTTCAAATGTTTTTGTGGTGTGGACAGCGCCGGAATCTATTACTTCTGTTACGGGCATGCTTTCTAAAATATTTATCAGACCACCGATATGGTCTGAATGAGGATGGGTGCCTATAACTAAATGAAGCTCATCTATTCCTTGTTCTTCAAGGTAATTTAATACTGTGTTTCCCCGTTCTCCACCGTCAATTAAAATATTGTGAGAAGGTGATTTAATAAATATGGCATCTCCTTGGCCTACATCAATAAAGTGGACTTGAAGCTGCCCTTGATATTCTGGATCTGCAGGTTCCTGTATTGTTTCTGGGTCAGAATCTACAGGGGAATCCAATACATCCATTACTATTTCTTCCAGAGAATTAATAATTTTATCGGTTGTTATGTTTCCGCACCCTGATAGTAACAATAGAATTAATAAAAAAGATAGTATAAAAATATGTGTTTTTTTCATATTCTATATTCCCCTCCTACAATTATAAAAATTTCCCACATTATTAAATAAGGCCGCCACCGTTAAGCGTTAGCGTAGGTGGAGACTCTACTTCGCCTGATTCCCCGATTTTAAAGCTTGCTGAAATTAGTTCACTAAGTAATCTTAGTGTCCGAATCCTTAAGCTCTAATATTTTTATTGGTTCGATAATTTTATTATACCGGGCAAAGTTTAATAAACGAAATTTTAAAACATTAGTAATCTCAGCACCTTTTGTGATAAGCACAGTCCCTGAAACATCTCTAATATCGTCAGCCAATATTTTCCCCGGCAAAATATCCGTTAGACTTATTGATCTTACAATAAATCCTTTATCAATACTCATTAATTCTGCATCAAGAGCAGCTAACACATTAGGGTCATACCCTCCTGAATATTTATACATTTTATCAATAATATTTTTATCATTGTATCCTAAGTTTTTCAGTGTATCAAATTCAATAACAACCTTAAGAATCCTTGAGGTCAGTGGAATAGCATTACCTTTTAAATCATCATTGGGTGTACCTTTCCCATTATACTGCTTAAATTGATAACCAATAGCTTCGGCAATACCTTCTAATCGGGGTATGTTTGATAATAGTTTTTCTCCTATGGATGGGTGTTCAAAAAACATTTTGCTTTCATCTTTTGTTAGTGTTTCTCCTTTTAATT contains:
- a CDS encoding ABC transporter ATP-binding protein codes for the protein MVLAIDTINLTKEFNSFKAVNGLNLQVPQGSVFGFLGPNGSGKTTTIRMLLGITRATSGEGKILGFDISKDSLKIRTKTGYMSEVPEMYGYMTGYELINFCRGFYPNWEDSLVKKYCNLFNLPLKNKISSLSKGMKSQLALIIAMAPNPALLILDEPTSGLDPIKRVQFLNIILKEIVGSGKTVFFSSHLLSDVERVCDQVAFLKEGKLIKTASMDKLKTQEKVIRAVFQKEPPTDLFERPGIKKVEKEGNGYLIFIDDHFEDIFEDCKKIPHFLLEIIDQNLEDLFMDYVGGDTDV
- a CDS encoding GntR family transcriptional regulator, producing MHFYLLPSSGIPIYKQIIKQIKHSAAGGLLNPGDQLPSVRELSENLTINPNTVSKAYQELEREGIINIIHGVGTFVSKGKYSMEESQKEDLMKNSIRQLFTESFHLGLSQERLKILFLEEYENGVINRKGE
- a CDS encoding ABC transporter ATP-binding protein; this encodes MGQPVLSVRGLRKSFGDKVVVKDVSFDVCPGEIFGVLGPNGAGKTTAIRMIMGVMMPDQGEVNFRLNGKTGLLDKTKLGYLPEERGLYDNVKVIQTLIYLGELKGVSTAEAKKRALEWLEVMNLVEYAESKLEKLSKGMQQKIQFIASVLHRPDLVLLDEPFSGLDPINQDLFKELIRKLQGEGITILLSAHQMSVVEELCNRIFLIDKGEEILYGTVQGIKDDYHQYSVNLSFTQGEALHQFLTLLPEVKSLHITSEKADFRISSSFDLNDFINQLTSYCHLERVVIQKPPLHEIFVNTVRERGMKNV
- a CDS encoding ABC transporter permease → MFSKNVKTVVKWEINNTIKSAGFIIFTLLIPIVMLIGGALPGLIGDGIMGEEKTVAVLDETQDCFFGTRLSQMESDNLSFELFSASREELRQKVASGDYDGGLVFNQEELAQGVIPFYLEDTSYNNPAYFRVDSFLQPLIFEEKMNQIGLSQEDKEILASPLHLQVLPPVQESSMNGGAGEDGLSEEERMQEGEFHFEVGAEEILPLVFGVLLFISVLVLGQILMYGVIKEKKNRIVEILLSSLSAVELLWGKLISFGILSMIQILIWVITGLFVVTYLVEIPFSLQVSAGTMVPLLLYFVLGYFLLSSLFAVLGSIMKDAESGSQVQGMIVLIPMLPMFIATPIMMFPDATWVKVLSFIPIFTPGMMLLRIGIADIPLWETVGTLLVLAVSLVVFIKISAKIFEGSILQYDRASTIKDMMNTLTKKSPAK
- a CDS encoding DUF3006 domain-containing protein, whose amino-acid sequence is MKAVIDRIESNYAVVLMGDEEIKINIPLDFLPKNAPEGSWLKITFELDAEETKKQEKKISDLIEKLKNKNN
- a CDS encoding ComEC/Rec2 family competence protein → MKKTHIFILSFLLILLLLSGCGNITTDKIINSLEEIVMDVLDSPVDSDPETIQEPADPEYQGQLQVHFIDVGQGDAIFIKSPSHNILIDGGERGNTVLNYLEEQGIDELHLVIGTHPHSDHIGGLINILESMPVTEVIDSGAVHTTKTFEDYLEVIDKKEIKYTEGRAGLARHLGSGVSMQILHPSQASGSNLNDSSIVVKLTFGKISFMFTGDAEEASEKAILKRGYNLKSTFLKVGHHGSSTSTTDSFLSALDADAAIIMVGENNEYGFPHHETLSKLNDAHIDIYMTSVHGTIVITTDGQTYDINVKQPYQYTKGQESEPEPEPDEPSEN